DNA from Oncorhynchus masou masou isolate Uvic2021 chromosome 5, UVic_Omas_1.1, whole genome shotgun sequence:
ACACACTGGACATAAGCTGCTTCAAGTGTACACTCTTATAGGAGGTGGAAAtcccaattattattattactacaatCTAGAAAATCAACTACCATCCCTAaccagtgaagagagagatctaCATTGGGGCACTTTAATGGAGTATGTGTTAGAGTTCACTCACCAGAATGCTCTTATAGACATTGCCGTTGTTGCCGCACTCCACGCTCACCCTCACGATGCAGGAGTCGGCTACCTGCTTGTTATAGACGGGCTTAGAgcacggaggagaggaggaggagcaacaggaggaggaggaagagcagtCAGGGCTCATGGCCATAGAGGAGTAGGAGAGGTCGGGCTGGGAGGAGCTGCAGGAGGCgttggagggagtgggggaggtgGTGTTGGAGGAGAGGCCTTCAGACACGTTGTGGAGGGAGCCtgacagagactgggagagaggaggcatAATAAATGCTCCATGCTAACTGGCTAATAGCTGTTATACATAAACAAGGTCAACATAGAACTTCAGACCTGGATTCAAAGAGTACTTTAGCTGTGCTTTATTGAGCTTTCCTGGCACATTGGAACCCCATTGGAATACTCCCCAAAGTGCAAACCCCACCCAAAAGGCTCTCAGGCAGGCTCAATCAAAATGCAAAGAAATATTTGAAAGAAATCAAatatttgaacccagatctgaTTGAATCCTGGACATGGTTATCTACCTTGAGTTTGACTCTGAGGGGCGAGGGCTGTGGTGAGGACAGATCCTCCATCTCAGAACCACTGGAGCCTGATGACGACACACTGAGCTGGTCTGAATGGGTCTTTCTGCTGGAGACATCAGTGCCCGACAGCAACCGACACACACATGAAAAAGGAAAGAGTTAATTAAAGTGCTCACAAATACCTCAAAAACACTCACATGTTCAATAGAGATGAGGTATAGACAGACACCCTGATGAAGGCATTAGCCAAGACACGCTGGTGTGTTTTAATAATGCTGTAGCCCACACAAAGGCTTTTTAACCATTTGTGGATGTAATTTTTACTTTGCTCTTGGAGGGGAATAGTAATTTCAAAAGCTACTGttgtttgggaatacctgcaggACTCTTGCTACTTCTTTTTCCTCAATAGATAAAGTATATTCCTAACATAGTCTTTGGCCAATGACAGGAGTGTATTctgtatttattaggatccccattaaatCACTAAATATACTCCTGTCATTGGCTGAAGACAAAGAGATgacaggagtggaatgttagctagaAAAAGACTGGTACCCAGCCTAGCTACAACACAGTAGAGTATTGTATTTGGGTAGAGTGGCACAGGGTAAATAATAAATTGTGTCAGAAAGGATTCTTGACATTTTGGCCATAGGAAGGCCAGACTTACGAGGGAAGCTTCTTGTTGAGCAGGCGCTGGCTCCAGGAAGAGGGCGAGTTTGGACAAGGGTCGACCGGATGCTCCAGAGCACGGGACAGCTCATAACTCTCCTGGTCATtgagcatggtgtggttctgcAGCCAGGCTGAGATGGTCTGGTCTACCGGGAGGCTGTAGCAGGAGCAGAACGCCTGCAGCTGGCCAATCTGAGACAGGATCTCAAACtcctgatagagggagagaatgtCATGatacagcccacacacacagtactgtatggTTACTGAGATTGGTTGCATTTATTTTAAAAACCACTAGGGGGTGACACTTACCCGTCTACGTTTCTCAAAGTTAATGAGGCTACCCTGTGAATTAAAATACAAATAGGATTGAAAGAGCTCACATACCAGACCATTGTAAATGCAGACAAATAATAGATAAGGAAAGTGGGTCATAAATAGGAGTGAGAAGTTGGGATGTTCTGACCACCAAAAGGTCTAGGAAGGCCACATCACAAAGCTAGGCTCGTATTGAATACATTGGGTTAGATATTAGAATTGTGATCTCACCTCTACTGTGTCTGAGAGTGCAGTATCCAGCATGGTGAGGACTGTCAGGTAGGTGCCCAGGTAGGGGACGACACCACTGGTGGGGCTCTGTTTGAGGGACGATAAGACACTACGTCATACAGCAGCCTATCCTGTATTATAtattcgtcccaaatggcaccctattcctgccTAGTGCACTCATTCCTCACCAGAGccttggtcaaaagaagtgcactaaataaggagcCATTGGGGGACGTTCTAAATAATGTAAACAGTTTATATTGTGTGAAGGACAATGGGATGGTACGTCATATAACAGTTCACAGCGATCGTGTTTATACAGAAAGCGTCGCCTAACCTTTATATAACATTGACCTGATGATGATCCACAATGACTAAAAACAGTCTAAGTTAACTTTGTACAACGTGATTTCAAGTGTCATTAAAGTGTGCAAAAGGCAAGTGTTGTGATTTGAGCTGACTAAGAGTTTCCACTGGACGAGAGGATGGAAATTAAAAGGAGGAAGGTTGGAACGGAGAAAGATCTATATTAGGGAATTACTGTgtaacccaaatggcaccctattccctaaatagtgcactacttttgaccagaatgtattgcactatatagaaaatagggtgccattcaggaAGCATCCAGTATCACAGACAGAGGCTGCATGTAACTTGTTTCAGAGAAGTCGAAACTAGGACGGGTCAGGACCATTAAGGGGTATTCCTACCTCACTTCCTCTTTTCGCTCTAAAGCATTAGGAAGAGACTTGTTTGCTGAGCTAACAGTATTATTTTAGTCTTCTCCACGTATCTCGTGCTTTGTGGTCCAAAGTCAAAGAATAAGGAAGCTACATAATGTTGGCAGATTTGAATGGATTCGCACGATTGTTGTGGACAGTAACTGAATATTATCAGCATGCTAGCTGTACATACAACATACTGTAGGTGCTCAGACAAAAGTTCTATCATTTTAGTACTAATCATGTTAGAACACCTAAAGCACGGGCAGGAAGTAGTCTTACCATCTGTTTAGACATGGGGCACAGCTGGGGTGACTTGGGGGTGACGTTGTCATCCGGCTGGCTGCCATCCTAAAGAACAGCAAAAACAACAGTCACATTAGGCTTGGTATAAAATGGGCACGGAAAATCATTCATTCAATTGCCAACCATTAGCCAAGAATCAATAAAGTCCTCTAAAGGTTCCTACACATGAGAGTGCTTGAAATAGTGTGCATTATTCACGGTCACACTACCTGCATCTACTTGTTTTGGGCTTAAACAAGTACATAGAGTTTGAGATGGGTGGGGAAATCATAACAAGccaaatagctgttctatcatacTTCCTTGTACAGTACATAGTTAAGTTAATTAAATTAGAACTACTTAGTTCTTGTTATTATCGGGTGTGGTGTCAGATTGGTTGTCCCCCGTCATGATAAGGCTGAGATTGAGCATTGAATCTCCTATAAAACCCAAGCACACACCCTTCTTTAGATAAGCAGCCAGTGGTGGCTGATGGTACTTTAaatgggaggacgggctcatagtaatggctggaaaggaATTAATGGAATTGTATCAAACACCTGGTTTTCCATGTGCTTAATACCATTCCATtaactccattccatccattatgagccatcctcccctcaccagcttCCTCTGGAATCAACACATACCAAGTCACCTCCACCTGGTAATCGATGTTGCTAGCTTTACCCGGAGGCGTGTGTGGGTTCAGTCAAAGCAGTGTGACTCAATGTGCCCAGCCCGAAACTGGCAGTCATATTGAATACGCCACCTTAGATGTGGGCCATTTACAAAGCCAACAAGTAAAAGTGAATATAATATGATAGACAGTGCTATCGGATATGACTGACCCTATTTGATTGTGTGGCCAAAGTATAAAGTACAATGGCTCTCTTGTGCTGAAGTGTACACTTCCGATATGATAACAGCCCTATCATTATACTGTATTAACACATATCAGGTTAGCAGGTAGAAGTTAAGAGGGTTGGGCCAATAACTGGAAGGTCGCTGGTTcggatccctgagctgactaggtgaaaaatctgtcaatatgCCCTTGAGgatggcacttaaccctaattgctccggATAAgtgcatctgctaaattactaaaatgtaaatgaaaaaaaaaatgcttATGGAACAGAACAGTAAATGTTGCTACTCAGGTGGAAAATGTATTTTTAAGTGGTGTTCTTACTGTTGAACTCTACGGTTGTGGtgccattctgtttatttttttaaattgaacctttatttaactaggcaagtcagttaacaacaaattcttatttacaatgacagcctacccgggaacagtggattaactgccatgttcagtacgacagattttttttttacctcgtcagctcggggattcgatccagcgaCCTTTCCGtaactggcccaacgctcaaaccactaccATTATTTGGTTCTATTCTGTGGTTCTTACCTCCACCAGGATCTCTCTGCTGGTCAGAAAACAGTTCTCATCTGGGAACGTCTCACACAGCTGGTCAAAACAGGCCATACAATCCCTAAAATAAAATGGAGTCAGTTTTCAGAAATGTGCAGTATGCATCTCAGCCACCATATTCAGGGTTGCTTTCTGCTCAAAGAAGAATATCCAAGTGGTTTTCAGTTCAGAAGTAGAGTAAATCTGGGTCTGAGAACTTACCCTCAGAATCACTGGCTGACAAAATGTAAACCTGCTACCGTGCCTCTGCATATATCTTACCTGTTGACGGCAGCCCAGGTCTTCTTGAGGCGGTACACAGCGTTGGACTGCAGGGCTGACAGGATGGCTCTCAGAGAGGAGAAGTTCTTCAGCGTTCTGCACTCCTACAGAGGACAGGACCGAACACAATGCCTACATTTAGCCACTTAAGAAACAGTTTTCCTGTTGCTTTCCTAAAtatctacattttttttaaagctaaacATGTCTCTAAAGATCTTAAAATGTAGATATGTATATGTTCTATGTATACCATCTGGGCTTGCTGACCTGTGCTATGGCGATCCACCGCTCTAGCACCCTGGCCCTGAGGGTGGGGCtggtgtgggggaggagaggggagctaGGGGCCGTAGATGGACTCAGGgttgaggaggagacagagatcgGAGATGTTGACGAGGAGCACAGCAGGGAGGTGATGACCCGGTTGGTGACAGCGTTGAACTGGGAGATGGTGGCACGGACGGTGGGCGCCACGTTGCGGCTCTCCTTCTTGTCCCGCTGAGACCAGACACAGCCCAGGCACTGGAACGGGACCACCTTGATGAAGAGGTCCTATAGAAAGGAGGGAAATACACTTTAAGATTTGTCATTCATGCAGAGTGATTGAACAGAAAGGGTTGGGTCATAAAGATGATTAACACTTACAGCGTCCAATCGTGTCAGCTGCTCTGCCACTTCTATGACAGGGAAGTCCATAAAGTCTCCAGTCGCCTCCTTCGGTACTTCCTCTCCTGATCCCTCCTCTTTCTGCTGACAATCACTATTATCTATTGGTGCAGACTGATGCAGACTAATGCGATCTAGGAAGAAAATAAGCAAAACATAAGCATAATCACAACTTGTAAGACTTCTGCTGGTGAGGTAGGATGCAGTTTTTTGCTTGTGAGAGAAAGGGGCAAGGATAAAAACTTGAAACAGCGAGGTACTACCTAAAATTGTCCAATAAAAACCAAGAGTTTgatttctgttgaaaaacatttttcTACGGTTTGCCTTGCTGAATGCTACCAACCTTCTTCCTGGAGCTTCTTGAGCAGCGTCTCAGCTGTTTGTGCGAGGCGACGGAAGGCGAGGCGGTGGCGGAGGTGGAAACAGAGCAGCCTCAGGGAGGGGTGCCGAGGGGGTTCCCTGAAGTCCTCCCTGTGTTCCTCTAGCCAGGTTCTGATCAGGGGCACCAGGGTGCTGGAGAGGGGGGGTATTAATATCAAGGGTGTTTTATGGTAAGAAGACATTGTAGAAGTAGTTGAGAGAGTGAAGTTCCTCATACCTCCTTGGGCAGACTGTGTTGTCCAGGTTGGCAATCATATCATCCCTATGGAAAGAGAGACATGCAGTACTTAGAAAAAACCTGAATGTTTGCTCAATGGTTACTGCTCCTACAAGGGATTTAGGGGTACAAAGCAATGTTTTGACCAACATGGTCTTTGTCAAAGAAATAGTTGGCCCTCTGCTACTCTCTTCCCACACCATGAATCTGACAAGCAAGAGTAGCCCTTTACTAACATATAAACTAGAGACCTGACCTTCGGCGGAAAGCCCATTGCTGTCAATTACAATCCATGTGCCCTGGGGCTGGCATATGGTGACATCAGTTTCATAAGGTAGCCTGTTGCTACCAGCACTGCAGAAATTATGATGACAGCTTAACAACCAATTAATAATTATTTCTAGGGTTCTAAATGCCATAGGTCAAAGCAGATAGCTTTTTACTGGAGTTTAATGCTAACTACTGTACTGGTAAAGGGTCTTACTAGTGGATAGCTCAGAAAAGTTAAATACAATGTTATCACAGAATAAGGTTCCCagattttccagaaatcccagttAGAGAATTCCTGGATATCATGAGGGAATACGCAGGAGATCCAGGAATTCTCAAACTATGATATCTGAAAaacctctttttttttttttttttttttttttttaataaaatattATTAATAACCTTTGAGGCAGCATTTTTAAAAAGGAGTCTTTCGACATTCTTGTTGGACCCGTCATGTGGTAGGTAATTAGGAACCGGTTAGGCAAACTCACAACTGAGTGACTGTCGCCTCCCCACGACGTCACACAAATATGTATGGGGTGAAACTGAATTATTCAAACTAGGAAAGACTTACAACATTAGACTGGTAGTCCTACATCATGCCAGATGCCTTGGAAATATTGTTGAAAGAGGTGCAACCAAAGTGCAGCCTCAGAGATTAGTCAGAGGTTAAAAGTCTGATAAGAATTCAGGTCATTTTGTATGGGTCCTATCTAGGCCAAGGACTCCAGGCAAGACTCAAGGGTTTACTTCACAAGATGTCTTTAGTCAACTGTTTTCAATTACTTTTCCCACTTACAAAAAACACATGCATTTAAAGGTTATCTTAAcaataagtgtctgctaaatacaTAATCATATCACAAAACATTCAGAAGTAACATAGCATCATATAATCTCTGTAACCATCTCACCTCTGGAAGAGCAAAAGCACAGTGCCACATACATTTAACACAAATGTAATTCAGTATGTTGCTCTGAATAACAAAGAACAACCACCATGAAATCCTATTGTGTCTTACCTCTGGAAGAGCAGTTCTATGAGTGTGTTGGAGGTGGTGAAGGTTCTGTAGGTGGACAGAAACACTCTGACGTAGTCAGATTCCTGGTGTTCTGAGTCCAGCAGGTGGGTTACCAGGCGCTCCAGGGTCCCCGCTTTCAACCGACGCACCTTCAATCAAATACAAATGCACTTTATTCATAATGAACTTTTTACATTAGCAGTTGTCGAAAAGTGTTCGTCTCCCTCTACCTACATATTTCCCTTTCTCCGCCTCTTGTCCTTTGTCTATCCCCAGTCTTTccttctccacatctctctctgatCATTCATTCTCTCAAAGCGCTTTTACCTTCACTGTGTGGTACTGGATGAAGTTGAAAGCCGATGGAGTCGACGGGGACATAGTGAGAGGCTCTGAGGGGACCTGGGTGGAGGAGCTGGGGAGCACAGGCTCCCTACATAGCGTTATGCCGAACACGGccccctcttccacctcctccccccaCTCCTGCACTGGGTCCTGGTGGGAGACAAAGGAAGTGGAGGTGAGACTTCAATAGACTAGAATAGTAATTGCACATTAAGGGTTGTTGGCATTAGCCAAAAGTGCCATAACACACAGAATTAATCAAAATGGGTTTGCCGGTTCTACTAAATTCACATAGACGTTCAACGTCAACTGCAGTGAAGCGGCCTACATTTTCCTCATGCTTTGTGACACAAACACCACTAGCCACATTCAAAGCATTCAGGAAATGAGCAGTTTAAGTGAGAAGGTTAAGCACAGTTACGTCAATAGCACCGTTCCACAGACGCTGCTTTCAAACAACATAGAATTCTCAGTTCAATCTACGCAGGCACTGCAGAGGCATCAATGAGTCTGTCCAGCAGCTGGTATGAGAGCTTTTTAAACATTGATTGCACATCTCATAATGTTAAGGGACCAAATGTAAAACATGTGGCACATTTTCAGCTAGATATCCATCTATGCAAATGTAAATGCTGCAGAGGTACCTGCTTTTAGACTGAATGCCTGTACAGCAACAGGTATGTGACATCATTAAATAGATATTATACATTCACAATGTATAGGGACCTAAATGTCAATGTGTGGCATGTTTTCAGCTAGAAATGTTTTTACTATACTGTATGATTATATCCCATCTGACTGGTATGAGAGCACATTATACATTTTGAAATGTATAATTGCTAGTTATAGACCTGCATGTCTAAAATGTGGAACGTTTTAAGCAAGACATATACAACATAGTTGCTCCCTCCACTCAAGCTATACTACAGCAACTCCCATTCCATCACCCAGAGCAAAGTAAAGATAATATTCAATCTCCATCAAAGAGAACCACAATGGAAATACGTTTAAGTTCAACGTTTTTTAAATGCATTGCATCCATGTGTTGTTCAATTGTGCTATTAAAATGGTTAAAAATACAATTGCAAAAAAAACCACTATGGTGTTAAAACCAACCAAACACCATTTCACACAGagggtacatcccaaatggcagcctattccctatgggccttggtcaaaagtagtgtactatatagtgaatagggtgccatttgacacacagccagacactTCCTGACACAGAAGGAGACCCACATAGCCCATATTAGCCCAACATCCCATAGACTAGACAGAGGTTATACCCTCACAATGTAACCAGAGGATGAAGTTTCAGTTTCACTGATAGGGCAGAGTGTAGAGTGGGTAGGGTGTGGCGCTACCAGCTCTGTAGCCCCTAGACTTTGACCTGACTGGGTGGGTAGACAGAAGACCCTACCTAGACCTGTAGCTTTTAGGCAAAGCAGAACTCACTGTATCCATGGGGCCTGCCTACCCATGCACTGGAGAGCACTACAGTACCTCTCAGTATCGCTGTGTTCTGTTCACGTCGGTCACAAAATCGGAGTAACACATTTCAGTAACATCTAGCAGTTCTCAGTCCCTCGAGATCCCATGAATTCCATATAATAACTTCTAGGGTGAAGATTCTAGCTAGTATCCCACTGGCACACAATGGAGAATCAAGCCATAAATAGAGGATGAGGAAACAAGGAAGTTTCCACACGGTCAG
Protein-coding regions in this window:
- the rgl3a gene encoding ral guanine nucleotide dissociation stimulator-like 1, whose product is MGKWRLSMDPVQEWGEEVEEGAVFGITLCREPVLPSSSTQVPSEPLTMSPSTPSAFNFIQYHTVKVRRLKAGTLERLVTHLLDSEHQESDYVRVFLSTYRTFTTSNTLIELLFQRDDMIANLDNTVCPRSTLVPLIRTWLEEHREDFREPPRHPSLRLLCFHLRHRLAFRRLAQTAETLLKKLQEEDRISLHQSAPIDNSDCQQKEEGSGEEVPKEATGDFMDFPVIEVAEQLTRLDADLFIKVVPFQCLGCVWSQRDKKESRNVAPTVRATISQFNAVTNRVITSLLCSSSTSPISVSSSTLSPSTAPSSPLLPHTSPTLRARVLERWIAIAQECRTLKNFSSLRAILSALQSNAVYRLKKTWAAVNRDCMACFDQLCETFPDENCFLTSREILVEDGSQPDDNVTPKSPQLCPMSKQMSPTSGVVPYLGTYLTVLTMLDTALSDTVEGSLINFEKRRREFEILSQIGQLQAFCSCYSLPVDQTISAWLQNHTMLNDQESYELSRALEHPVDPCPNSPSSWSQRLLNKKLPSRKTHSDQLSVSSSGSSGSEMEDLSSPQPSPLRVKLKSLSGSLHNVSEGLSSNTTSPTPSNASCSSSQPDLSYSSMAMSPDCSSSSSCCSSSSPPCSKPVYNKQVADSCIVRVSVECGNNGNVYKSILLTSQDHTPQVIQRALDKHNLENMSCTDFSLTQLLSQDKELQIPDKANVFYAMATSANYDFVLRQRWRSHSRRLGTSSSPGAQAR